A single window of Prionailurus viverrinus isolate Anna chromosome F1, UM_Priviv_1.0, whole genome shotgun sequence DNA harbors:
- the LOC125155412 gene encoding ribosome biogenesis protein NSA2 homolog isoform X1 produces the protein MPQNEYIELHRKRYGYRLDYHEKKRKKEGRERSKKAKKMIGLKAKLYHKRRQAEKIQMKKTIKMREKRNTKQKNDEKTPQGAVPAYLLDGEGQSRAKVLSNMIKQKRKEKAAKWEVPLPKVRAQGETEVLKVIRTGKRKKKAWKRMVTKVCFVGGGFTRKPPKYERFIRPMGLRFKKAHVTHPELKATFCLPILGVKKNPSSPLYTSLGVTTKGTVIEVNVSELGLVTQGGKVIWGKYAQVTNNPENDGCINTVLLV, from the coding sequence ATGCCACAAAACGAATATATTGAGTTACACCGGAAACGCTATGGCTATCGTTTGGATTaccatgagaaaaagagaaagaaggaaggtcGAGAACGTtcaaagaaggcaaaaaagatGATTGGTCTGAAAGCTAAGCTCTACCATAAACGGCGCCAGgctgagaaaatacaaatgaaaaagacTATCAAGATGCGTGAAAAGAGAAACACCAAGCAAAAGAATGATGAAAAGACTCCACAAGGAGCAGTACCTGCGTATCTGCTGGACGGGGAGGGACAGTCCCGAGCTAAAGTACTTTCCAATATGATTAAACAAAAACGAAAAGAGAAAGCAGCAAAATGGGAAGTCCCTTTGCCCAAAGTTCGTGCCCAGGGAGAAACAGAAGTATTAAAAGTTATTcgaacaggaaagagaaagaagaaagcatgGAAGAGGATGGTTACAAAAGTCTGCTTTGTTGGAGGTGGCTTTACTCGAAAACCACCTAAATATGAAAGATTCATTAGGCCAATGGGCTTACGTTTCAAAAAGGCCCATGTAACGCATCCTGAATTGAAAGCCACCTTTTGCCTGCCAATACTTGGTGTAAAAAAGAATCCCTCATCCCCGCTATATACGTCTTTGGGTGTTACTACCAAAGGTACTGTCATTGAAGTGAACGTGAGTGAGTTGGGCCTTGTGACACAAGGAGGCAAGGTTATTTGGGGAAAATATGCCCAGGTTACCAACAATCCTGAAAACGATGGATGCATAAATACAGTCTTGCTGGTTTGA
- the LOC125155412 gene encoding ribosome biogenesis protein NSA2 homolog isoform X2, whose product MIGLKAKLYHKRRQAEKIQMKKTIKMREKRNTKQKNDEKTPQGAVPAYLLDGEGQSRAKVLSNMIKQKRKEKAAKWEVPLPKVRAQGETEVLKVIRTGKRKKKAWKRMVTKVCFVGGGFTRKPPKYERFIRPMGLRFKKAHVTHPELKATFCLPILGVKKNPSSPLYTSLGVTTKGTVIEVNVSELGLVTQGGKVIWGKYAQVTNNPENDGCINTVLLV is encoded by the coding sequence atGATTGGTCTGAAAGCTAAGCTCTACCATAAACGGCGCCAGgctgagaaaatacaaatgaaaaagacTATCAAGATGCGTGAAAAGAGAAACACCAAGCAAAAGAATGATGAAAAGACTCCACAAGGAGCAGTACCTGCGTATCTGCTGGACGGGGAGGGACAGTCCCGAGCTAAAGTACTTTCCAATATGATTAAACAAAAACGAAAAGAGAAAGCAGCAAAATGGGAAGTCCCTTTGCCCAAAGTTCGTGCCCAGGGAGAAACAGAAGTATTAAAAGTTATTcgaacaggaaagagaaagaagaaagcatgGAAGAGGATGGTTACAAAAGTCTGCTTTGTTGGAGGTGGCTTTACTCGAAAACCACCTAAATATGAAAGATTCATTAGGCCAATGGGCTTACGTTTCAAAAAGGCCCATGTAACGCATCCTGAATTGAAAGCCACCTTTTGCCTGCCAATACTTGGTGTAAAAAAGAATCCCTCATCCCCGCTATATACGTCTTTGGGTGTTACTACCAAAGGTACTGTCATTGAAGTGAACGTGAGTGAGTTGGGCCTTGTGACACAAGGAGGCAAGGTTATTTGGGGAAAATATGCCCAGGTTACCAACAATCCTGAAAACGATGGATGCATAAATACAGTCTTGCTGGTTTGA